A single region of the Mugil cephalus isolate CIBA_MC_2020 chromosome 4, CIBA_Mcephalus_1.1, whole genome shotgun sequence genome encodes:
- the mrpl20 gene encoding 39S ribosomal protein L20, mitochondrial, translated as MVFLSLSCWIRNRGADRYWKVQELLKHARHFRGRKNRCYSLAVRSVRRAFVYATKSRQFKKRNMRTLWISRIAAATREHGMKYPALIHNLTKTSVQLNRRVISDLAITEPRSFLSLAKLAQARQQEGFRAALGDGKEPPGIFSRVVTLQ; from the exons ATGGTGTTTCTGTCGTTGTCTTGTTGGATAAGAAACCGTGGAGCCGACAGATACTGGAAAGTCCAAGAACTTCTGAAGCATGCACGG CACTTCAGAGGCAGGAAGAACCGCTGCTACAGTCTGGCTGTGCGCTCCGTCAGGAGGGCTTTTGTCTACGCCACTAAAAGTCGGCAGTTCAAGAAACGCAACATGAGGACG CTCTGGATCTCGCGCATTGCTGCAGCAACACGAGAACATGGCATGAAGTACCCCGCCCTCATCCACAACCTCACAAAG ACCAGCGTTCAGCTCAACCGTCGAGTCATCAGCGACCTGGCCATCACAGAACCTCGGTCCTTCCTCTCACTTGCAAAACTGGCACAGGCTCGGCAACAGGAAGGCTTCCGGGCTGCGTTGGGTGATGGCAAAGAGCCTCCGGGCATCTTCTCCCGCGTTGTCACGCTGCAGTAA